The Bacillus spongiae DNA window AAAGAGGAATGGCCGAAATGCAAAAAGGCGGCGTTATTATGGATGTAGTGAATGCTGAACAAGCTAAAATAGCCGAGGACGCGGGAGCAGTAGCTGTAATGGCGCTTGAACGTGTTCCAGCCGATATTCGTAAGGCTGGTGGAGTTGCTAGAATGGCAGATCCTCGAATCGTCGAAGAGGTAATGAATGCGGTTAGTATTCCCGTGATGGCCAAAGCTCGTATCGGTCATATTGTAGAAGCTCGTGTATTAGAAGCAATGGGTGTTGATTATATTGATGAAAGTGAAGTATTAACGCCAGCTGATGAAGAGTATCATTTAAATAAAAGAGAATATACTGTTCCATTTGTATGTGGTTGTCGTGATCTAGGAGAGGCTGCTCGTCGTATTGGTGAAGGAGCTTCGATGCTTCGTACAAAGGGAGAGCCAGGGACAGGAAATATAGTCGAAGCTGTTCGTCA harbors:
- the pdxS gene encoding pyridoxal 5'-phosphate synthase lyase subunit PdxS; protein product: MMRTGTDRVKRGMAEMQKGGVIMDVVNAEQAKIAEDAGAVAVMALERVPADIRKAGGVARMADPRIVEEVMNAVSIPVMAKARIGHIVEARVLEAMGVDYIDESEVLTPADEEYHLNKREYTVPFVCGCRDLGEAARRIGEGASMLRTKGEPGTGNIVEAVRHIRKVNAQVRKLVNMNEDEIMTEAKLLGAPYELLLEIKENGRLPVVNFAAGGVATPADAALMMQLGADGVFVGSGIFKSENPAKFAKAIVEATTHYQDYKLIAELSKELGTAMKGIEISSLTPENRMQERGW